Below is a genomic region from Granulicella sp. L56.
TCAAGTTCCGCGTCGCCAAGGTTGCCAAGGACACGATCGCTCCGCCCAAGAAGTAACTTTGTCGCGGTAGCATCATGAATGAACTACGATAGCCCGTTGTGTCCCTGCCACCCGGCAGAGGCACAACGGGCTATCGTTTTGCCCAACCCAGACCACCACAAACATACCCGTCACAACCGGCAGCGAAGCCGCCACAAAAGCACGTCACCGCAATCGGATGCGTCACCACAAAAGCACGTCATCTCAACCAGAAGCATCTCAAAGCACGTCATCTCGACCGAAGCGAAGCGAAGTGGAGAGACCCCTGTATTTCGCCCTCGCCGTTGCCTGTTCTTAAAATCCCCGCAGAGCCGCGGTCGGTCTTCGCCTTTGATTGGTGCTAATCAATCGGTGTCACACCATCCTGCGGCACCGATGCCTTCGGAATCAGCGCACGCGCCACCAGCGACACACCCAGCGAGACGATCACGCCCTGCGTAATCAAAAACGCGTTATACCGATACCCCACGGCGATAAACGCAATCGCCACACCCCACATATAAATCTCGCCAAGCAAAGCCGTACCCCACGCAGCAGGCGTCTGCGATGAAGCCACACGCGGCGTAAGCGCAGGCAGCAGCCGCGGAACCCGCGCACAGTAGGCCAGATAAGGCTCGCCCAGCTTCGCCGCAAGAAAAGCCTCTTCGCCCAGAATCAATCGAATCTGAAAAACCACAATCGCAACGATCGTGAACACAGCGCCGCTCGGCGGCATCAGCAGCGCCAGAGCCAGCACATGGATCACGGTCCCGAGGTAGAGCGGATTGCGCACGAAACGATAAGGCCCGGAAGCGACCACGCCGTTGCCCTGAAACGTATGCGCCTTGACGGTATTGGCTCCTAGATACGCCGAGCCCCATGTACGCAGCGCAGCACCCGCGAGCGCACAAACAATGCCAACGATCAGCAGCACGTTGAACGCGGTCGCAATGCCGACCGTACCCGACTTCAGCATCGCCAGATAGGCCGCCAGCGTCCCCCAGACGTGCGCGTTAGGGCCAGACGAGTCCACATGCAGCCAGCGGTCCCACGGCGCCGTAAAGCCCAGCACGATGATGACGAAGTGAATCAGGAAGCGAAACCGAAACTCAAACATTGTAGCTTTCATCTCTCCGCTCAGCGGACCTCTTTCTTTCGCATTCCACCACGCCTGCAACACCTATAGCTATTTCCTCTCAGGTGTAAATCTCTTCGCTTGTCATTCCCGAAGAAAACAGGTGTGGCTTCCTTTTGTTTGCCATTCCCCAAGGGAACAGGGATAGCTTCCTTTCGCTTGTCATTCCCGAAGGGAATCTGCGTTTTGCTCGAATCACCAAAGCTTTATCCGGAGGAGAACCGCTCTAACTCAACCGCAGATCCCAACAAAACCTCAACCCAAAATAAGTAACCAAATTAGTTACAAATTAATCCTGCCCACCCAGCGCAGTTAGAATCGCATCAAAATCCTCCAGCCCGGAGTACTCGATAATCACCCGTCCCTTGCCTTTTTTATCTTCGATCTGGACTTTCAAGCCCAGCGTCCGCCGCAGCTTGTCCTCGGCCTCGCGAACATTGGGGTCCACCTCGGGCTTCGCCTTGTCCGCCTTCTTCTGTTTCGACTCCGGATTGATCAGCCCCTGAACATACGTCTCCGTCTGCCGCACCGACAGAGACAGCGCAATCACCTTTTGCGCTGCCGCACTCATCGACTCCGCCGTATCCAGCGACAGCAGCGCCCGCGCATGGCCGAAGCTCAGGTCGCCGGACTCCACCTTCTGCTGCACCGTCTCCGGCAAACGCAACAAACGAAGGAAGTTAGCCACACTGGCCCGCTCCTTGCCGGTGCGCGTCGCCATCTGCTCCTGTGTCAGGTGAAACTGCTGGCTCAACCGCTGATACGCCCGCGCCTGCTCCATCGGGTTCAGATCGGCACGCTGCAGATTCTCGACAATCGTGATCTCGAGCGTCTGCTCATCCGACACCTGTCGCACGATCGCCGGGATCGTCGACTTGCCAACGCGACGGCTCGCCAGCCAGCGGCGCTCGCCCGCGATCAGTTGATAGCGGTTCGGCACATCCAGCGGCCTCACCAGGATCGGCTGCACCACGCCCGTCGCCGCAATCGAAGCGGCCAGTTCGGCCATCTTCGCGTCATCAAAGCGCGTACGCGTCTGAAAGGGGTTGCGCTCAATATGGTCGAGCGGAATCTCGAGCGGCTTGCCGTTCGATTCGACGGCAGCCGTAGCCGCGATCTGGGGAACGACTGCCGGACGTGCAGGCAGCAGAGATTCGAGACCTTTGCCCAGCGCCCGGCGCTTAGGATCGTGAGTGGTAGCGGTTGGCATATTTTTACGCTTTCTGTTGTCTTTCCCTTGACCTGTCTTGACTTTGATTTGTCATCCTTCCGCAAAGCGGGAGGACCTGCGTTTGCCGTTGCCTTTTTCTAAATCGGTGTAAAGCCGGGTGCCCCATGTCCCGCTTCTGGGACGTGGGTTTTCAAAGCGGCACAAAATCCAACTCCAACCCTTACTTCGAAGACCGCCAAAACCTCTTCTTCTCCGGCTGCTGGAACGACTTCAGCGAACTCGCGGCAGCAGCAGCGGAAGCCTTGCGGCGCTGCTCCTCGGGGCTCTTGATCTGGTTGCGCGCCAGCAGCTCCATCGCGAGCTCGCGGTAAGCCTCCGCTCCCCGCGACTTGGGATCGTAGAGCGAGACCGGCTTGCCGTGGCTGGGCGCTTCGGCCAGCCGAATGTTACGTGGAATCGTTGTCGTCAACAGCTTGTCGGCGAAGAACCCCTTCAGGTTCTCCGTCACCTGCTGCGAGAGGTTGGTGCGGTCGTCATACATCGTCAACAACACGCCCTCCAGCGACAGCTTCGGATTAAAGGACTGCGTCACCCGGTCGAGCGTCGACATCAGCTCCGAGATGCCCTCCAGCGCGAAGTACTCCGCCTGCATCGGCACCAACAACCCATCCGCCGCCACCAGCGAGTTCAGCGTCAGCAAATCCAGCGCGGGCGGACAATCCAAAATGATGAAGGGGTACCTGGCACGGACCGGCTCCAGCGCATCGCGCAACCGGTACTCGCGGCGGTCCTGCGCTACCAGCTCGATGTTCGCGCCGATCAGGTTTTTGCTGCCGGGAATCAGCGAGAGGTTCTCGACCTCGGTCGGCACGATGATCTTGTCGGCAGCGGCATGGCCCATCAGCAGGTCGTAGATGCTCGAACGCTCTTCGTCGCGCCCGAAGCCGAGGCCGCCGGTAGTATTCGCCTGGGGATCGCAATCGATCAGCAGGGTCTGCAGGCCCTCCAGCGCGAGCGCGGCGGCAAGATTGATAGCGGTAGTCGTCTTGCCGACTCCACCCTTCTGATTGACGACTGCGAGCACCTTGGAACCGGTCGCGCCGGATGGTTCAGGGGTGGGCTTGGAACCGGAAGGAGCGCTTGGCTGAGGCTTACTGGATGGAGGATTTTCGGGCATGGCTTGGTAGATGAAAGGGTATCGGGCATAGGCCGCATGCGCAATATCGTTCTCGGTGTGGAGAAGCGCCGCCATCTGTGGAGAACTTGTGGAATCCGCCTTTTCGGGCATATTCAGGGGAGTTAGGGGTGGCGCGGTGTGGAAAACTTTTGTTCCACGTGGAACAATTAGCGCGAAGCTGGGTGCCCCATGTCCCGATTCTGGGGCGTGGGTTTACGAAGCGCCAAAAATCTTGCCACCCACCCAATGTTCCACGTGGAACATCAACCCCGCGAAGCAATCAACAATACCCCGCTCTGCGAGCCGGGTATAGCAACCGTGGTCTGTAGAGGAAACTTCACCAGCGCCGGAGCACTGGCCGCACTTGTCAGCAAAACCACCTGACGCAGCGCACGCGACTCGGCCGCAGCAACCGCCACAGCCATATTATCCACGGCCCGCAGCGCCACGCTGTGGAACTGCCGCTCTGCAGGCATCGCCTCCACCCGGCCGGCCCAGACCTCGGTCGAGAGCCCAAGCGTACGCACCACCTCGCGGAGAAAGCTCGCCTTCTTGTTCTGCGACTCTGCAAGGGTGACCTGGATCTCAGGATGCAGCAAAGCAATAGGAACTCCGGGAAAGCCCGCCCCAGAGCCTAAATCAAGCAGCGTCGGCGTGTCAGCAGCCAGATGCCGTGCGGCAAACAGGCTTTCGCCAAAGTGGCGGCGAACGATCTCTTCCGGATCACGGATGGCAGTCAGGTTGGTACGGGCATTCCACTTAAGCAAAAGGTCGAGATACGCCGAAAGCTGGGGAAGAATGCCCGCAGGCGGCGCGAGGTAGGGTTGTAGCAGGCTTGCAATTACGGACTCTGAGAGCGTGGCCATGGGGATGGTTCAGTATCTCAGATGGGTGCAGCCACAGCAGGAAGGCTTAACACCGATCTGCACCGATCACACCGATCAAAGACAAGAGTTGACCACGAATACCAGGGATAAGTGCGGATTTTAAAGCAAAGGCTTATCTCTTCCGTATTAATCCGTGGCATTCGTGGTCGCTTTATCGGTGTGATCGGTGCAGATCGGTGTTAAGTAGTTGCATGTTCCACGTGGAACAATCCAATCAAGCTGACTTATCGATCGACTTCAAACTGGCCTCCGCGTAGCGCTCACCCGTAATCTCCTCCTGCGGGACGGCTGCGGCAAGCTCCTCAACCTCGGCTGGCGTCAGCTTGATCGAAGCGGCTGCGGCGTTCTCTTCGAGGTATTTGCGCCGCTTGGTTCCGGGGATCGGCACAACGTCCTCTCCCTGCGCCAGAACCCAGGCCAGCGCTAGTTGCCCGGCCTTCACCCCTTTGCGCTCGGCGATAGCACGAACGCGCTCGACCAGAACCTGGTTTTGTGCGAGGGCCTCGTTGCTGAAACGGGGATATCGAGCGTTGCGGGTGTCCTTTTCGCCCAGATCGCTCACTTTGGCGATGGTTCCGGTCAAAAAGCCGCGACCCAACGGGCTATACGGAACGAATCCGATGCCAAGCTCGCGTACCGTGGGCAGAATCTCGGCCTCGACGTGGCGCTCCCACAGAGAGTACTCGGTCTGGAGCGCAGTAATGGGGTGCACCTTATGGGCGCGGCGAATGGTCGCCGGAGACGCCTCGGATAGCCCTAAGTACCTTACTTTGCCTTGCTTTACCAGTTCCGCCATGGCTCCGACCGTGTCTTCAATGGGAGTATTGGGATCGACGCGGTGCTGGTAGTAGAGGTCGATGTGGTCGAGGCCGAGGCGCTGGAGCGAGGCATCGCAGGCGGCGCGAACGTACTCGGGCTTTCCGCTCAGCGACCATGTGTTTGGGTCTGCCTTGGTGCGGAGGTTGGCGAATTTAGTGGCGAGAAAGACCTCGTCGCGACGGCTGGCGATGGTTTTCCCGATAAGCTCCTCGTTGTCGCCGATACCGTAGACGTCGGCGGTATCGAGAAAATTGATGCCGAGATCGAGGGCACGCAGCAAGGTCGCTGCCGACTCCTCATCGTTGCGCTCGCCGTAAAACTCACTCATACCCATACAACCGAGACCCATGCGGGAGACGATTGCCCCTTGTGAACCTAACTTTACCTTTTCCATGCTCATAAAGGGGTTAGATGGCGGGCAGGAGAGTTATGGTGCGGTTGGCGCAATCATTGTCGCTTCAAAGCCGTGCCATAAAGCACGTCATCTCGACCGGAGCGCAGCGTAGTGGAGAGACCCCTGTATTTGTTTTGTATCGCCATTAACCCCCACACTATCAATGACGTGATTCTTTTGGTCGAACGAGCCAATGCAAATACAGGGGTCTCTCACTGCGGCGTGCGATAAAGCTGCACGCCTTCGGTCGAGATGACGTGGTTTTGTGCGAAGGGGGTGGTTCAGGAATGTTCCACGTGGAACACTGCCTCTACTTCGAGACCGAGATATGGATGGAGCGGGGAATCCACGCAGTGGCCTCAGCGATAAAGCGGTGGAAGAGGGCGCGGGAGGCAGCGCTGATCTCATAGCTGCGCTCGGGATGCCACTGGACACCGAGAACGAAGTGGCTGCTGTCGGGCGTTTGGCCGCCCTCGACGGCTTCGATGACGGCGTCCTGCGGACAACGGGCCGAGACGCGGAGGCCGTCGCCGGGGATGCCGATGGCCTGGTGGTGGCTGGAGTTGACGGGCAGGCGGAGGTAGCCGTCCTGCTCGGGAGCCTCTTCAAGAGGAATCATGGTGGCGAGCAGGGAGTCGGGCGCGATGGCGGCAGTGTGGGCGACGGCCACGCTGCGCCCGGCGGGGTGGTTCACCGGCATGGGGGCGAGATGCTGCACGAGGGTGCCGCCGCGCCAGACGTTCAGCGACTGCGTGCCGAAGCAGATGGCGAAGATGGGCTTATAGAGGTTGTGGGCGTCCTGAATGAGCAGCTCGTCTACATTCTCGCGGCCCGCGTCGGCTGGTTTGCACTCGGGGACGGGGTCGTGGCCGTATTTGTGCGGGTTGACATCGGCGGGGCTGCCGGGCAGCAAAACGGACTGGCAGGTGTTGATGAGGTCGGCGGTCTGACGCGGGGAGAGGTTGAGGGGGATTTCTACGGGGTGGCCGCCTGATTTTTCGATGGCAGCGGCGTAGACGGGCCAGGCAATGCGGTTGTACTCGGCGTCGGTGCTGGTGGGGAGCGGAATGGCGATGCGCGGCTTCATAGCTGGTCTTTATGATACGGCTTACGGCTTAACGACGATCTACACCGGTGGCACCGATTAAGGACGGTTTCAAGCAGCGGAAATATCTGAGAACGCAACGCGACGACCAACAAACGCGAAGGCAAACAGAAGAACGGCTGTGAGCCAGGCACCAAGGCTGACAGGGGCAGGCACGTACATGGCGATCGCAACGCCACTCACGATCAGCGTTGCGGAGAGAACACCAAATTGCCACATGCCGTACATAAAGATGAATGGAAGATAGTGAGCCCCCAGGACAATCATGAACGCTGGATAGAACCATACGGGGTGAAGTGCTGCAATGCCGATCACCAGCGGCAGCGTCAACGGCAGAGTGAACGCGACCTGGATCCCAAGTGCGTTCATGGGGTGTCCCTTGGGCAAGGCGTAGGCATGCCCCATGCTACGGAGCAGCAGTTGGGTCAGAGGAAAGATCAGGAACCCACCTAGAATGAGGATCCACTCTCCAAGCAGGAATGAGTGCCATGTGCACGCTGCAGCGGACACAGACCACAACACAGCCGAGACGAGCTGACCCGCAAAGCCGCCCATGAACGTTTCGCGAACATCTTTCTGCGCGGCGACGATTTCCATGACGCCATCATAGCGGCAGGGGCGCTTTTTATCCTCAAGATATAGTTTTGGTGATTCGAGCAAAACGCAGATTCCCTTCGGGAATGACAAACCATAGGGGTTCCTATTCCCTGGTCCCTGGTCCATGCTCCCTGTGGTGCTGCATATAAGTGGTGGTGATGACTTCGCGGAGACGCTGGGTAAGGGCGTCGGCGTCGCGGGTGGTTAAGCCGGTGGTGGGGATGGGGTCGCCTACGATGATGGCCAATGGGCGCGGCGTGAGGTGGTAGGTGTGGATGGGGAGCAGCTCGTAGGTTCCGACCAGCGTGAGCGGGATGAGGGGGAGCTGCGCCTTGATGGCCATGTAGGCTGCGCCTGAGACGAAAGGTTGGGTCTCGCCGGTGGCAGCGCGGCCACCTTCAGGGAAAAGGACCAGGGGGAGACCGGCTTTAAGTGTGGCTACGCCGCGATTTAGGCTGACGATGGCGGAGCGGACGCCGGATTGGTCGACCGGGACCTGGCCGGAGCGGTTGAGGTACCAGCCAATAAAGGGGATCTTCCAGAGGGCCTGCTTGGCGAGGATGCGGAACTGGAAGGGCAGCTTGGCGAAGAGGACCGGGGTGTCGTAGTAGCTGAGGTGGTTGGAGGCGTAGACAGCACTCTCATGCTCGTGGAGCTTTTCGGCCCCGATGAGGGTGACGGGCGAGAGGCTGAGGAGGAGCAGGACCTTGGCCCAGGCGTGGGCGATGGCGTGTTGCTGGCGCCCGGACTTGTCCCACAGGCCGGCGATGAGCGAGACGCAGCCGAAGGCGATGGTGGCGAGGGCAATCAGAGGCAAGAGCAGGAGGTAGGTCAGCCAGGGGAGGAGGCGGTTCTTTGACGGGATTTGCGGGTCGCCCAGCTCGGAATCTGACTTGGAGTTCTGTGGTGGTTCGGGCGAAATACAGGGGTCTCTCCACTCCGCTTCGCTTCGGTCGAGATGACGTGCTTCTGTTGCAGCTCCGGATCGGCCACTTTGGTCGAGATGACGTGCTTTTACTGCCTCGTCAATCGGCTCGCTCATGCGGGGCTGTCCCCCGAGGTGAGGGCCAGGTTGCGGACCTCGCCTACGAGGTAGACCGAACCGGTGGCGATGATGATGCCGTCGGGTGGGGTGACCGCGCGGGCTTCAGCGAGAGCGGCGGCGATGTGCGGCGCGGCGTGGGCGGGGATGTCTAGGGCGTGGGCGGCGGCGAGCAGATCGGAGAGCGAGGCGGCGCGCGGGTTGTCGATGGGGGCGAGCAGGACGTGGTCGCGGACGCGGTCGGGGTCGCCGCTGTTGGAGTCGAAGAGAGGGAGAAGGATCTGCGACATTTCTTTGAGCGACTTGTCGCGGAGACAACTGAAGATCAGGGTGCGGGGCTGGGCGGAAGGAAGCTGGGCGATGGCGGCGCGGAGGGTCCAGGCACCGGCGGGGTTGTGGGCCACGTCGAGCAGGAGCGGCGGATGGCCGGGGATGAGTTCGAGACGGCCGGGCCAGCTTGTGTTGCGGATTCCTGCTTCGATCGCGGTGTTGGTGATTTTGTAACTGGTTTGGTTACTTGTAGTGTTTGATTTGTAACTAATCTGGTTGCGTAATGCTACTGCGGCTGCTATGGCCAGGGCGATGTTGCGTTGCTGGTGCTGGCCGTGGAGCGGGGAGTTTATTTCGAGGGGTTGGTGGTCGAGGGTCAGGGTGTAGTGGTTGGGGGGGAGGGTTTGTGGGGCTTCGGAAACCCACGTCTCAGAATCGAGACGTGGGGCACCCGGTTGTTGTGCTGCGGGAACTCTGGTGGGGGGGACGAAGGGGGCGGCGCTGATGGCGGTGAGGTTGAGGGTGGCGGCGGCTTCGCCGATGGCCTGGTTGGCCTCGGGGTGCTGGGGCAGGGTGATGAGGGTTCCGTTGGCGCGGAGGATGCCTGCCTTTTCGCGGGTGATGGCGGCGATGGTGTCGCCGAGGTAGTCCTGATGGTCGAGTGCGATGTCGGTGATGATGGAGAGGAGCGGCTCGACGATGTTGGTGGCATCGAGACGGCCTCCGAGGCCGACTTCGAGGACGGCGACTGCTACGCGCAGGGCGGAAGGCGCCTCCGGCGCGGAATCTGAGGCGGAGTCTTCTGCCTGACCGGCGAAGTAGAGGAAGGCGAGGGCGGTGAGGACTTCGAAGAAGCTGGGGTGGTGAGGCAGGGCGCCTTCGAAGACGAGGCGGTTGGCGGCGTCATCAACCTGGAAGTAGAGGCGGGCGAAGTCTTCGTCGGAGATCTGGATGCCGTCGATCTGGATGCGCTCGTTGACGCGGATGAGGTGCGGCGAGGTGTAGAGGGCGGTGCGGTAGCCGGCGGCGGTGAGGATGCTGGCGAGGGTGGAGGCGGTGGAGCCTTTGCCGTTGGTCCCGGCGATGAGGACGGAGGGGAAGGTGTTCTGCGGATCGCCGAGAGCGGCCATGAGGGCGCGCATGTGGGCGAGGTCGAACTTGCGGCGCGGCGCGGTGGGAGAGGGCTGTGTAAGCTCGTGGCCGAGCGCGTAGAGGTGATCGACCGCAGCGATGTAGGACATGGAGGTATTTTAGGCGATGAAAGGAAGGCTTAACACCGATTGCCGCCGATGATCACCGATTTAAGGCGGGCGACCATGGATGGGTGCGGATCAAGGACAAATACAGGGGTCTCTCCGCTGCGGCGTGCGGTGAAGCTGCACGCCTTCGGTCGAGATGACGTGATCTTTGCTGATCCGACCAGGATCATGTGTGTTTTTTGGAGCGAGTGGGTCTGTCGAGATGACGTGCGGTTGGGGCGAGGTCGCTCGGTTGAGAGGATGTGTCTCCTTGCCGATCAGATTGCAATGATGTGCGGGGCAGGACTTTCCATCTTTGTGTGCATGAATTTGCATCGTCATCGTTGGTACCTCCGCAGCGATGGGCAGTTATGCCGGGCTTTGCTATGTCCCTTGTATGGAAGGAAACGTGCAGCTATCTTCCGTACCTCTACGAGCTTTTATTTTAAAAGGACCTTCCCCATGCGCTTCC
It encodes:
- a CDS encoding ParA family protein, with translation MAALLHTENDIAHAAYARYPFIYQAMPENPPSSKPQPSAPSGSKPTPEPSGATGSKVLAVVNQKGGVGKTTTAINLAAALALEGLQTLLIDCDPQANTTGGLGFGRDEERSSIYDLLMGHAAADKIIVPTEVENLSLIPGSKNLIGANIELVAQDRREYRLRDALEPVRARYPFIILDCPPALDLLTLNSLVAADGLLVPMQAEYFALEGISELMSTLDRVTQSFNPKLSLEGVLLTMYDDRTNLSQQVTENLKGFFADKLLTTTIPRNIRLAEAPSHGKPVSLYDPKSRGAEAYRELAMELLARNQIKSPEEQRRKASAAAAASSLKSFQQPEKKRFWRSSK
- a CDS encoding ParB/RepB/Spo0J family partition protein, with protein sequence MPTATTHDPKRRALGKGLESLLPARPAVVPQIAATAAVESNGKPLEIPLDHIERNPFQTRTRFDDAKMAELAASIAATGVVQPILVRPLDVPNRYQLIAGERRWLASRRVGKSTIPAIVRQVSDEQTLEITIVENLQRADLNPMEQARAYQRLSQQFHLTQEQMATRTGKERASVANFLRLLRLPETVQQKVESGDLSFGHARALLSLDTAESMSAAAQKVIALSLSVRQTETYVQGLINPESKQKKADKAKPEVDPNVREAEDKLRRTLGLKVQIEDKKGKGRVIIEYSGLEDFDAILTALGGQD
- a CDS encoding isoprenylcysteine carboxylmethyltransferase family protein, with protein sequence MKATMFEFRFRFLIHFVIIVLGFTAPWDRWLHVDSSGPNAHVWGTLAAYLAMLKSGTVGIATAFNVLLIVGIVCALAGAALRTWGSAYLGANTVKAHTFQGNGVVASGPYRFVRNPLYLGTVIHVLALALLMPPSGAVFTIVAIVVFQIRLILGEEAFLAAKLGEPYLAYCARVPRLLPALTPRVASSQTPAAWGTALLGEIYMWGVAIAFIAVGYRYNAFLITQGVIVSLGVSLVARALIPKASVPQDGVTPID
- a CDS encoding gamma-glutamyl-gamma-aminobutyrate hydrolase family protein — translated: MKPRIAIPLPTSTDAEYNRIAWPVYAAAIEKSGGHPVEIPLNLSPRQTADLINTCQSVLLPGSPADVNPHKYGHDPVPECKPADAGRENVDELLIQDAHNLYKPIFAICFGTQSLNVWRGGTLVQHLAPMPVNHPAGRSVAVAHTAAIAPDSLLATMIPLEEAPEQDGYLRLPVNSSHHQAIGIPGDGLRVSARCPQDAVIEAVEGGQTPDSSHFVLGVQWHPERSYEISAASRALFHRFIAEATAWIPRSIHISVSK
- a CDS encoding folylpolyglutamate synthase/dihydrofolate synthase family protein → MSYIAAVDHLYALGHELTQPSPTAPRRKFDLAHMRALMAALGDPQNTFPSVLIAGTNGKGSTASTLASILTAAGYRTALYTSPHLIRVNERIQIDGIQISDEDFARLYFQVDDAANRLVFEGALPHHPSFFEVLTALAFLYFAGQAEDSASDSAPEAPSALRVAVAVLEVGLGGRLDATNIVEPLLSIITDIALDHQDYLGDTIAAITREKAGILRANGTLITLPQHPEANQAIGEAAATLNLTAISAAPFVPPTRVPAAQQPGAPRLDSETWVSEAPQTLPPNHYTLTLDHQPLEINSPLHGQHQQRNIALAIAAAVALRNQISYKSNTTSNQTSYKITNTAIEAGIRNTSWPGRLELIPGHPPLLLDVAHNPAGAWTLRAAIAQLPSAQPRTLIFSCLRDKSLKEMSQILLPLFDSNSGDPDRVRDHVLLAPIDNPRAASLSDLLAAAHALDIPAHAAPHIAAALAEARAVTPPDGIIIATGSVYLVGEVRNLALTSGDSPA
- the rsmG gene encoding 16S rRNA (guanine(527)-N(7))-methyltransferase RsmG — its product is MATLSESVIASLLQPYLAPPAGILPQLSAYLDLLLKWNARTNLTAIRDPEEIVRRHFGESLFAARHLAADTPTLLDLGSGAGFPGVPIALLHPEIQVTLAESQNKKASFLREVVRTLGLSTEVWAGRVEAMPAERQFHSVALRAVDNMAVAVAAAESRALRQVVLLTSAASAPALVKFPLQTTVAIPGSQSGVLLIASRG
- a CDS encoding 1-acyl-sn-glycerol-3-phosphate acyltransferase, giving the protein MSEPIDEAVKARHLDQSGRSGAATEARHLDRSEAEWRDPCISPEPPQNSKSDSELGDPQIPSKNRLLPWLTYLLLLPLIALATIAFGCVSLIAGLWDKSGRQQHAIAHAWAKVLLLLSLSPVTLIGAEKLHEHESAVYASNHLSYYDTPVLFAKLPFQFRILAKQALWKIPFIGWYLNRSGQVPVDQSGVRSAIVSLNRGVATLKAGLPLVLFPEGGRAATGETQPFVSGAAYMAIKAQLPLIPLTLVGTYELLPIHTYHLTPRPLAIIVGDPIPTTGLTTRDADALTQRLREVITTTYMQHHREHGPGTRE
- a CDS encoding aldo/keto reductase; the encoded protein is MSMEKVKLGSQGAIVSRMGLGCMGMSEFYGERNDEESAATLLRALDLGINFLDTADVYGIGDNEELIGKTIASRRDEVFLATKFANLRTKADPNTWSLSGKPEYVRAACDASLQRLGLDHIDLYYQHRVDPNTPIEDTVGAMAELVKQGKVRYLGLSEASPATIRRAHKVHPITALQTEYSLWERHVEAEILPTVRELGIGFVPYSPLGRGFLTGTIAKVSDLGEKDTRNARYPRFSNEALAQNQVLVERVRAIAERKGVKAGQLALAWVLAQGEDVVPIPGTKRRKYLEENAAAASIKLTPAEVEELAAAVPQEEITGERYAEASLKSIDKSA